The genomic interval TTCAGCCACTCAAGGGCACTGGTCAAAACTGTTAATACAGAAATGATCAGAATTAGtgtagtcacggtgcgtctgtgaatggaggtgcgtctttgcgtgtataGCATATGACGGTTTCCACCAAGCATGCCATGCTTATtttgaccctctgcccaacatagcttggaggttgcagtggtaatcgtgatgatagtggtagcctaatggatgtggtacagacagcaggggtagtaggactctgaagaactacaaagtcacccgcgataggaactgatttgaccaggataCTTTATGTGTAGACCTTGTTGTTGagctagtaatagtttactattgttggtatacatcttaggtgttttcctgttaatttgttatgtggtaatgtatttgtatgtaggcctatttgtttgtaatatgacaaaaaagaaagtaaacctgctcaaatatgttcatccagtatttactgaaaggtgcataatttgaggtgcttgccatccagtggcaaattagggtaaatttacccccattcataaacttttgtttatactcaaagatttttacatttacagtaggactatctctgaccactttcaagccatggccttttgaaattttgatataaaaatccaatggtgttgctttcttaaccctgacgccttGTTTGCCAGatttaaaaaaagttatgagaggaaaatatttggtgtgaaacacacacacatgcctacctgtttttatgggtttttttgtttgtttgtttttataatttgtattaacatttattttatcattattttatttataagctaaggttgctagcacaggtgtctaaaatagataaaaaactttctgtttgtagttttgtgtttaaaaatagccgttcttttttgtattattctttaacactgacgtggccctccaatcagatgacattggcagaagtggcctccagcttgagtttgagacccctgctttagAACTTGGTATGAAACAATGTAGTTCAGGGGAAgatagactaggctactgatTTATGAAATCGTAGGCTAGTATTCGGAATCAAGGCCTACTTATGACATAAATACGTGTTACGTTAAAAATGAACCCAAATTAGCTATATGCTACTTATAAAGCATTTACAGACAGTGCTCGAATTActtgggagccagagggagccgagctcccatagagtgaggactggctcccatgaaagaaacaaagtcaaaaatctgagggggtctctcatatctgaaggtgtctggcattgcaatttaatcttaaacaaccgctcattatctatccctgtgcgatctcttaccattaaagacgttaaattaaaatataggctactacgggacatagacctaccctacgctcttgaacgcagcatgacacttcaccaccacaccactagactatatgagcaaaccgtaTACGATCGttttgacagcactcgcaaatctgaagaagtcaccctgctttgatgcgagtgtttgtctatttacataggcgttcattgggctagcccATACATGGGCAACATGCAGCCCGCGGGCCACATCCGGCCCGTGGGCTTTCCCTGACCGGCCCGCGTAAGGTCCGTGAAAGAACAATAGTCAAGAGCCTTGCATAGAGATAATGCATGCAAATCAATatcgttgtttttattttgaaagcgactgctatttgtacgcccatacatttgtgcgtggatgcatacgacggtaacaccctcactgatgtgctggtgaatagaatgTTAGCTTCTGCTtcgacacaatgcagttgcctttacgtcggcgtaaacctttcaaagttttgtgttTCTTATGTCTGCGTCGCTCACCACCGCAAAGGTTGTTAGAACGAACTCCTACTGCTGCTCGTTGGCGATACGAAGTGTtcatttcaaaacgttactggcaGATAGACATTATCGGATAACCCCGtaattgtaaccaaaatatgtctgagtttatttgcaaagcttatgttagcgaactatgatgctactacccacaggttgcttgaagcTGCCGGCTCAACACACAGAGCGAGTATAAAgaatagttttctttgtgcatgttgattaactaatgacagcctactattgtctgctccacatgttcgtagtctaattctgcatagagttaatttaatgatggtaatgatttaatgatgaaatattgctgagtgttgatgaaattgtggcacaggcctatcggttgtactgactccttcacattttTATGACCTAGcataattatatagatattgtagtacttttttatatcagtctttgaaaactgaaaaaaaaaaaaatgtcaatgtcaaaaaataattttcgagaatgaggattaaatactggacatagattaaatattgctgtttttcctttgtctccctcacattttcatctgttcttacgactagtaaacaaaaccatatgatttacttaatgttatacaagaacagaatagaattgaacagaattgagttcggtattttgggtccggccctcctcaacagtcccagtttgtcatgtggccccttgTGGAAATTAGTTGCCCATCCCTGGGCTAGCCTATATGGTTTGATATGTGCTGAAAAGTCctatttgctgttgaacttgcgcttcacctcttctatgttgattgacaaagccataaattatggcccataatgcagcctacaatgattgtgttgtctgatgatctgtagctatcctctgccattcagagctccagaaagttcccagatattttgaaacacctgttagcaatctctgatgtcggaatattcaatggctacccgacaacatctcagtgcaaactccaaaattgttcgtctattaattttccacggCTCAAcaatactagaacatagtttggctgcaatggcttatcatttctgccagttagtgctttttccctgtgtataagttatactacatgcattattgtgtttgacactgaggatagcctatctgagacggtggtctggttcaaatgagtcacgttgtgaaattgagaatggcacagactaaatcgtttagtctatGTCTATTAGTCTATATCCGGGGGGATTACAAACTACTTAGAATCTAGTGTGAGTCTTAACTAGAATCTAACATGGCCACAGATTTGCAGCCTAAAGCCCAGCCACACAGAAAGAATAACCAATTAGCTGCATGATCAAATACACCTGTCTGTCGTGCAAGTTTACTCCGTGGCTAACGAATGCATGTTTGATGCTGGAAATAAGTTATTCCATTACCCCCGTTTCAAACTGAAAGATCGTCAATTGAGGTAATTCTAGACTGAATCTTCCTAAACTTCTGATAAGGGTTGAGGTAAGGTGCTGCCGTCAGGTACGCCACTGCAAAGCGTGCGGCTTTAACGCATGCAAACGAAACACAGACTTTATGACATTATGTTTCCACAGAGCTGAACGGCCTCTCAGTAATGATGACACACCTGCGTTACACCATTGTTGCTGTTTCTGTATAAACCAACTGTCGACATCCACATTTCTGTGGCTGACCAAAGGCCAATACCTAACCTACTGGCTTGCCCTGTAGCCTATTTGTAGCTAGCGCCGTCGTTATTGGAATGTAAATGAGCCTGATGTTactcatttttgtttgtgttgctgcACAGGCCTTCCCTCATCATGTTACGCATGTTACCACGTCGCTATTCACGGCGTCTGAAGCTCCTAGCGCTGAgtggtgccctcttcctcatGCTGCTCCTGGTTACTCTACAGCAGGGAGGAGAAGGCACCATGTCCCCCGTGCCGTGGCCCCTAGTCCTCCCCAGCACTCAGGAGTGGGTGAAGGTCTTTGTCAGGTTTGCAGCCATCAGCAACCTAACTTTTCAAATCGTAGCCCCTCAGCCCCCATCTCTCGGGCTGCACCCCACGACTGTGGACCCCTTCTGCCCATCAGGATTTTATAGCAATGTTGAGCTAAGGCCCTACCTACAGAGGCCTCCAGAGGACCAGAGGAGTCAAGGGGCCTATGGGAGGGCCTTTGTGTCAAGGCACCTCAGCCCAGAGGAGCAGCGGGAGAAGAATAAGGGCTTGCGTACGCACTGCTTCAACAAGTTTGCCAGTGACCGCATCTCTCTGCACCGAAGTCTGGGCAACGACACACGCCCCCCTGAGTAAGAATGAAACTGCTTAATAGAttctatataagtatatatactcttttgatcccgtgagggaaatttggtctctgcatttatcccaatccgtgaattagtgaaacacacacagcacacagtgtacacacagtgagatgaagcacacactaatcccggcgcagtgagctgcctgcatcaactgcggcactcggggagcagtgaggggttaggtgccttgctcaagggcacttcagccatgcctactagacagggttcgaaccggcaaccctgcagttacaggtccgaagtgctaaccagtaggccacggctgccctgtttattgtatcatttatttattatataatttctGTTTAATATATCAGTTGTTAGGCTAGTCCAAGAATGGCAGACATTTTGACAACCAAATCAACCAAAGGTTAAATTCAATGCAACACTGATACAGTTATCTTGACCCTGTTGATGAATGTTTTGTTGAAGACGCCTTAGTTTGTTGGGTGGTAGCTTAGTTTACAGGTAGTTTGAGTGGTATACTGTGTGTAAGCCATACGGTTGGTCTCAAAGGTTTTCTGTTGCCAGGTGTGTTGATCGTCTCTTCCGCCGCTGCCCACCCCTGCCATCCACTAGTGTTATCATCGTGTTCCATAATGAGGCGTGGTCCACTCTCCTTCGCACTGTTTATAGCGTGCTGTACACGGCACCTGCTGTCATGCTCAAAGAAATCATCTTAGTGGATGATGCCAGCACTCTGGGTGGGTACCTGGAGGTTGCCTGCAGGCTTTTGTGTGTTTTCCCTCTTTTGTGTTTCAAGCCATGTTACCGGTAATCAATTTTAGGGATTATAGTAGTCACAACAGTTTGATCTCTTAAGTCTTAAGTGACCTCTAGCATTGATCAAATTTAACAGCATTAACATATTcaagttttctttattttcctgtgtttcatttttaaagatgATTTAAAAGCACCTTTAGAACATCATGTCCAGGCCTTCAAGATGGTGCGTTTGCTTCGGCAGCAGGAAAGAAAAGGACTAGTTGCTGCCAGGCTGCTGGGTGCACAAAAAGCCCACGGAGAGGTTCTCACTTTTCTGGACTCGCACTGTAAGTTCCGAACACCATGTACTGATATCAGTCAAACAGAACGAACACCAGTCACAGAGCATTGCTTGAGTACCCCCGAAAAATAGCCTAAAATCACCACTGTTTCAGCGTGCCAATCAGGCCATTTAGTGGGCATGGGAAATCTGAGAAACATGAGCAACTCTGTGTTATAAATCTAGTCCGTAGGTCTGGGAAGTTTGAAAAATGTGAGCCTTAGTCTAAAAAAAATCTAGTCAGCTGGCGTGGGACGCTTGTGAGAAATATGTGCAACCCTGTGTTTTCCCACAAGGTGAATGCTTCCATGGCTGGCTGGAGCCTCTGCTGGCGCGCATTGTGCAGGAGCCCACAGCGGTGGTCAGCCCTGATATAGTCGTCATAGACCAGAACAGCCTGAAGTTCACCAGGCCAGTGCCCACCCAGCGGGTACACAGCCGAGGCAACTTCGACTGGAGCCTGAACTTTGGATGGGAGACCATAACCAGTCAGGAGAGAAGCAGACTGAAAGACGAAACCTACCCAGTGAGGTGAATACATATACCGATAGAGTGAATGGCTATTCTGTGAAGAGCAAAAAAAGCTGTATACTTCAGATGTCAACAACAGAAGAATCTGCAAGAGGACAGGCCACCACTTGTGGTCCTGTTAATAGTCATGTTTACAAATACCCTAATCCATATCCTGTCTCTGTTTACTTTTCATTTATGAAGTAGtgccaaaatgcatcatggTGTTGCCAACTGATGCTTGGCAGATCTATAAAATAACAGTGAAATTTCAGTTTGTCATTTCAACATGTCCTGTGTCATTATTTGCATTTGTTTAAATAAATGTTCCACTCAGGACTCCAGTGTTTGCTGGTGGCCTTTTCTCCATATCTAAAGCTTTCTTTGAACACATCGGGACCTATGATGACAAGATGGAGATTTGGGGAGGAGAGAACATTGAGATGTCCTTCAGAGTATGTTATTAATTTAATGTTACTGTCCTCTTCCCAAGTCTTTTTGGTCTGCATCTTTATGATGTTCTGTGCTTGGatgtttaaaggtgcagtcagctaTTTCTACACAATTTCAAGttcatcatttttattttttttttgtcacattcagcaaacatctcctcacgaTCCGCTAACCGCCCATTCCATGagtacacaataaaaaaaaaaacagactttgCTTACTTTTGCCCAGCCTTCAAAAACTGGAAACCAATAAATTTTGGGCAGCCTGTGCCCCACACAAAAATGAAACCCTGTGTGGAAGGAAGGGGTGAAGTAGTGAACTACCTCCCTGGTGTGtcatttggtccttggttaaaatatagtgtacattgttttggacaaaagtgtcagctaataaatttaaatataaacatgaaCAAATGCGACTTCCTGCACAATAGCTGACTGCTCCTTTAAGTGTTTCACTGGTGATGTACAATATCTCCATTCTGGTGCCCTGCAGGTGTGGCTGTGTGGGGGGCAGTTGGAGATTGTTCCGTGCTCAGTGGTGGGCCACATCTTTCGTTCCAGCAGTCCCCACT from Alosa alosa isolate M-15738 ecotype Scorff River chromosome 4, AALO_Geno_1.1, whole genome shotgun sequence carries:
- the LOC125293506 gene encoding polypeptide N-acetylgalactosaminyltransferase 6-like isoform X1, which translates into the protein MFDAGNKLFHYPRFKLKDRQLRPSLIMLRMLPRRYSRRLKLLALSGALFLMLLLVTLQQGGEGTMSPVPWPLVLPSTQEWVKVFVRFAAISNLTFQIVAPQPPSLGLHPTTVDPFCPSGFYSNVELRPYLQRPPEDQRSQGAYGRAFVSRHLSPEEQREKNKGLRTHCFNKFASDRISLHRSLGNDTRPPECVDRLFRRCPPLPSTSVIIVFHNEAWSTLLRTVYSVLYTAPAVMLKEIILVDDASTLDDLKAPLEHHVQAFKMVRLLRQQERKGLVAARLLGAQKAHGEVLTFLDSHCECFHGWLEPLLARIVQEPTAVVSPDIVVIDQNSLKFTRPVPTQRVHSRGNFDWSLNFGWETITSQERSRLKDETYPVRTPVFAGGLFSISKAFFEHIGTYDDKMEIWGGENIEMSFRVWLCGGQLEIVPCSVVGHIFRSSSPHSFPNGTDVIVRNQVRLAEVWMDDYKKIFYRMNKKAAAIAQENAYGDISERLRLKERLNCKNFTWYLNHVYPEAYVPDLTPALFGAVKNMGSETCLDVGQKNPQKPVMMYPCHNLGGNQYFEFTSQQELRHSVVCLHATLDSEPVRMDPCTYKGKGTEVTPQQEWVLTLILPKMFLLKNAILEKCLTLEGGKVVMKRCDLAHSYQHWTFI
- the LOC125293506 gene encoding polypeptide N-acetylgalactosaminyltransferase 6-like isoform X2, translating into MLRMLPRRYSRRLKLLALSGALFLMLLLVTLQQGGEGTMSPVPWPLVLPSTQEWVKVFVRFAAISNLTFQIVAPQPPSLGLHPTTVDPFCPSGFYSNVELRPYLQRPPEDQRSQGAYGRAFVSRHLSPEEQREKNKGLRTHCFNKFASDRISLHRSLGNDTRPPECVDRLFRRCPPLPSTSVIIVFHNEAWSTLLRTVYSVLYTAPAVMLKEIILVDDASTLDDLKAPLEHHVQAFKMVRLLRQQERKGLVAARLLGAQKAHGEVLTFLDSHCECFHGWLEPLLARIVQEPTAVVSPDIVVIDQNSLKFTRPVPTQRVHSRGNFDWSLNFGWETITSQERSRLKDETYPVRTPVFAGGLFSISKAFFEHIGTYDDKMEIWGGENIEMSFRVWLCGGQLEIVPCSVVGHIFRSSSPHSFPNGTDVIVRNQVRLAEVWMDDYKKIFYRMNKKAAAIAQENAYGDISERLRLKERLNCKNFTWYLNHVYPEAYVPDLTPALFGAVKNMGSETCLDVGQKNPQKPVMMYPCHNLGGNQYFEFTSQQELRHSVVCLHATLDSEPVRMDPCTYKGKGTEVTPQQEWVLTLILPKMFLLKNAILEKCLTLEGGKVVMKRCDLAHSYQHWTFI